The Microtus ochrogaster isolate Prairie Vole_2 chromosome 26, MicOch1.0, whole genome shotgun sequence genome includes a region encoding these proteins:
- the Steap2 gene encoding metalloreductase STEAP2, which translates to MESISMMGSPKSLETFLPNGINGIKDARKVTVGVIGSGDFAKSLSIRLIRCGYHVVIGSRNPKFASEFFPHVVDVTHHEDALTKTNIIFVAIHREHYTSLWDLRHLLVGKILIDVSNNMRVNQYPESNAEYLASLFPDSLIVKGFNVISAWALQLGPKDASRQVYICSNNIQARQQVIELARQLNFIPVDLGSLSSAKEIENLPLRLFTLWRGPVVVAISLATFFFLYSFVRDVIHPYARNQQSDFYKIPIEIVNKTLPIVAITLLSLVYLAGLLAAMYQLYYGTKYRRFPPWLDTWLQCRKQLGLLGFFFAVVHVAYSLCLPMRRSERYLFLNMAYQQVHANIENAWNEEEVWRIEMYISFGIMSLGLLSLLAVTSIPSVSNALNWREFSFIQSTLGYVALLISTFHVLIYGWKRAFAEEYYRFYTPPNFVLALVLPSVVIVGKMILLLPCISRKLKRIKKGWEKSQFLEEGLGGTVPHLSPERVTVM; encoded by the exons ATGGAATCCATCTCTATGATGGGAAGCCCCAAGAGCCTGGAGACTTTTTTGCCTAACGGCATAAATGGTATCAAAGATGCCAGGAAGGTCACTGTGGGCGTGATAGGAAGTGGGGATTTTGCCAAGTCTCTGAGCATTCGGCTTATTAGGTGTGGCTACCACGTGGTCATAGGAAGCAGAAATCCGAAGTTTGCGTCTGAATTTTTTCCTCATGTGGTGGATGTCACCCACCATGAAGACGcgttaacaaaaacaaatataatatttgtGGCCATCCATAGAGAACATTACACCTCCTTGTGGGACCTGAGACACCTGCTTGTGGGCAAAATTCTGATTGACGTCAGCAACAACATGAGGGTAAATCAGTACCCAGAGTCCAACGCCGAGTACCTGGCTTCGCTCTTCCCGGACTCATTGATTGTCAAAGGATTTAATGTCATCTCAGCTTGGGCTCTTCAGTTAGGGCCCAAGGATGCCAGCCGCCAG GTCTATATATGCAGCAACAACATCCAGGCTCGACAGCAGGTTATTGAACTTGCCCGTCAGTTGAATTTTATTCCCGTTGACCTGGGATCCTTATCATCAGCCAAGGAGATTGAAAATTTACCCCTGCGACTGTTTACCCTCTGGAGGGGACCAGTGGTCGTAGCCATAAGCCTGgccacatttttcttcctttattcctttgtcAGAGATGTGATACATCCGTATGCCCGGAACCAGCAGAGTGACTTTTACAAGATTCCTATTGAGATTGTGAACAAAACCTTGCCTATAGTCGCCATTACTTTGCTGTCCCTGGTGTACCTGGCGGGCCTCCTGGCAGCTATGTATCAGCTTTACTACGGCACCAAGTACCGCAGATTCCCACCGTGGCTGGATACCTGGCTGCAGTGCAGGAAGCAGCTGGGACTGCTGGgctttttctttgctgttgtcCATGTGGCCTACAGCCTCTGCTTGCCGATGAGAAGGTCAGAAAGATACTTGTTTCTCAACATGGCTTATCAGCAG gTTCATGCGAATATTGAAAATGCCTGGAATGAGGAAGAGGTTTGGCGAATTGAAATGTACATCTCCTTTGGCATCATGAGCCTGGGCTTACTGTCCCTCTTGGCAGTCACTTCAATCCCTTCAGTGAGCAACGCCTTAAACTGGAGGGAATTCAGTTTTATTCAG TCTACACTCGGCTACGTTGCTCTGCTCATCAGTACTTTCCACGTGTTAATCTACGGATGGAAACGCGCTTTTGCCGAAGAGTACTACCGCTTTTACACACCGCCAAACTTCGTCCTGGCGCTTGTCTTACCCTCGGTTGTAATTGTGGGGAAGATGATTTTACTCCTCCCATGCATAAGCCGAAAGctaaaaagaatcaaaaagggctgggaaaagagCCAGTTTCTAGAAGAAGGCCTGGGAGGAACAGTTCCTCATCTGTCCCCAGAGAGGGTCACAGTGATGTGA